From Chrysiogenia bacterium, the proteins below share one genomic window:
- a CDS encoding ACT domain-containing protein, which translates to MAVAMETARAHGSSVPSGIHIHQERTATAMHPRTMNEDIKAAESHEIHLMPADYRERTTPEQVRRHLNLIEKHPGYPQKNFLRNPVTWELTHGAVTHHLSTFTLNNPHALAYVTAAVSNCRASIETAQLFPRSDGTIIIEVDFTLSKKSMIDDLPKHLGSYFAPDLRKRPQPPCEELGAMSVRAWRSPGGKHGTIEIEADDRRGLLYRIAETFAMHGIKIVEAEITTQRGKVRDRFYVTDRLGQPMDLNHDTRRLEREIREDFQITAV; encoded by the coding sequence ATGGCTGTTGCTATGGAAACAGCGAGGGCGCACGGGAGCAGTGTGCCTTCGGGGATTCATATTCATCAGGAGCGAACTGCAACAGCCATGCACCCCCGAACCATGAACGAAGACATCAAGGCTGCCGAAAGCCACGAAATACACCTGATGCCCGCCGACTACCGGGAGAGAACAACCCCGGAACAGGTTCGTCGGCATCTCAATCTCATTGAAAAACATCCGGGCTATCCGCAGAAGAATTTTCTGCGCAACCCGGTGACCTGGGAACTTACCCACGGTGCCGTAACGCACCATCTCTCGACCTTCACGCTCAACAATCCGCATGCGCTCGCCTACGTGACAGCGGCCGTGTCGAACTGCCGCGCCTCGATCGAGACCGCGCAGCTTTTTCCGCGCAGCGACGGCACGATCATCATCGAGGTGGACTTCACGCTTTCGAAAAAGAGCATGATCGATGACCTGCCCAAGCACCTCGGTTCTTACTTTGCCCCCGACCTGCGCAAGCGCCCCCAACCGCCGTGCGAAGAACTCGGTGCGATGAGCGTGCGTGCCTGGCGGAGTCCCGGTGGCAAGCATGGGACAATTGAGATTGAAGCCGACGATCGTCGCGGTCTTCTCTACCGGATCGCTGAAACCTTCGCGATGCATGGAATCAAGATTGTTGAGGCGGAGATCACCACCCAGCGCGGCAAAGTGCGCGACCGCTTTTATGTAACCGACCGGTTGGGCCAGCCCATGGATCTCAATCACGATACCCGGCGACTGGAGCGCGAGATTCGCGAGGATTTTCAGATTACAGCCGTCTGA
- a CDS encoding SMP-30/gluconolactonase/LRE family protein, which yields MKLAAGLLVLISLCLTGCQEKFEPVAFDPPPSPALEGILAPNTELQKAEILGADLFDGAEDVAPTADGWLYGGNEGGKIVRLPIGDAAGHKPEVFADTGGRPLGLDFDPEGNLVVADAAKGLLRVGPGGEVETLSTQAAGVPYRFTDDVDVGSDGMIFFSDASSKWGMHDYMLDALEGRPWGRLLRYDPSTKKTDVLLGDLYFANGIALSANEDFVLVNETYRFRIMRYWLKGPKAGTHDVFIEDLPGYPDGVSSDGKGTFWLALFTVRNPAADFLAPKPTLRELVAALPPSLWPKPEPYGFILGLSERGEILYSLQDPGGEHARQITSVEATDDALFLGTLHGKGVWRYPVPIGSFPRTGAQ from the coding sequence ATGAAGCTTGCTGCGGGCCTGCTGGTGCTCATCTCGCTCTGCCTGACCGGATGTCAGGAAAAATTCGAACCGGTGGCGTTTGATCCGCCGCCTTCACCGGCGCTGGAGGGGATCCTGGCCCCCAACACCGAGCTGCAGAAGGCGGAGATTCTGGGCGCCGATCTCTTCGACGGCGCCGAGGACGTCGCCCCGACTGCCGATGGCTGGCTCTACGGCGGCAACGAAGGCGGCAAGATCGTCCGCCTGCCGATCGGCGATGCCGCGGGCCACAAGCCCGAAGTCTTCGCCGACACAGGCGGCCGCCCGCTGGGGCTGGATTTCGATCCCGAGGGAAACCTCGTCGTCGCCGATGCGGCCAAAGGCCTGCTTCGCGTGGGCCCTGGCGGCGAAGTTGAGACCCTCAGCACGCAGGCTGCGGGCGTTCCCTACCGCTTCACCGATGACGTCGATGTCGGCAGCGACGGAATGATCTTTTTCTCAGATGCCAGCTCGAAATGGGGCATGCACGACTACATGCTCGACGCGCTGGAGGGCCGCCCATGGGGCCGCCTGCTTCGCTACGATCCGTCAACGAAGAAGACCGACGTGCTGCTTGGTGATCTCTATTTCGCCAACGGCATCGCGCTCTCGGCGAATGAGGACTTCGTTCTCGTCAACGAAACCTATCGCTTTCGCATCATGCGTTACTGGCTCAAGGGTCCGAAGGCGGGCACCCACGACGTTTTCATCGAGGACCTTCCGGGTTATCCCGACGGCGTATCCAGCGACGGCAAGGGGACCTTCTGGCTGGCGCTTTTTACCGTGCGTAACCCGGCGGCGGATTTTCTGGCTCCAAAACCAACCCTTCGGGAGCTGGTCGCAGCCCTGCCGCCGAGCCTGTGGCCCAAGCCCGAGCCCTACGGATTCATTCTTGGCTTGAGTGAGCGCGGGGAAATTCTCTATTCCCTGCAGGATCCCGGCGGCGAGCACGCGCGGCAGATCACTTCGGTTGAAGCCACCGACGATGCGCTCTTTCTGGGAACCCTGCACGGCAAGGGTGTCTGGCGCTATCCGGTTCCCATCGGAAGCTTTCCCAGAACCGGCGCCCAGTAA